The Clostridioides difficile genome has a segment encoding these proteins:
- a CDS encoding (2Fe-2S)-binding protein, whose translation MEKIKLNINDYMYEVEVEKNETLLHVLREKLNLTGAKQGCNSGSCGACKVLIDGVDIKSCKLLARNCEDKVIYTIESFANGENLHPIQEAFIEVGAVQCGYCTPGMIITTQALLNRNSSPSEDEIREAFKENLCRCTGYIKIIEAVKLSAARLGGR comes from the coding sequence ATGGAAAAAATAAAATTAAATATTAATGATTACATGTATGAAGTAGAAGTTGAAAAGAATGAAACTCTTTTGCATGTACTTCGTGAAAAATTAAATCTAACTGGAGCGAAACAAGGTTGTAATAGTGGCAGTTGTGGAGCATGTAAAGTTTTGATAGATGGAGTAGATATAAAATCTTGTAAACTTCTTGCAAGAAACTGTGAAGATAAAGTTATATACACTATAGAAAGTTTTGCTAATGGAGAAAATCTTCATCCAATACAAGAAGCTTTTATAGAAGTTGGAGCTGTACAATGTGGATATTGTACTCCTGGCATGATTATAACTACACAAGCTCTTTTAAATAGAAATTCATCTCCTAGTGAAGATGAGATTAGAGAGGCTTTTAAAGAAAATCTCTGTAGATGCACAGGATATATAAAAATTATAGAAGCTGTAAAATTATCAGCAGCCAGATTAGGAGGTAGATAG
- the hydA gene encoding dihydropyrimidinase encodes MGTILRGGTIITSDKTYISDLRIEDEKIIEIGNDLEINDDKVIDATGRLIIPGGIDTHTHFDMNAGSITTADNFKTGTRAAIAGGTTTILDFAESSEGENLIQGIKTYHKKANGNCYCDYGFHMTITCLDKDTFTHMEKLISEGIVSFKMYMAYEGMKVDDGTIYKVLKEAKNLGCIVEFHCENGDLLDTLIEERLQNGDLEPKYHPLTRPNIVEKEAVSRLADITELSNSKSYVVHLSCKESLETVNIARQKSVDMIVETCPQYLLLEDSLYNKDEFEAAKYVMSPPLRKKEDIDFLWKGLAEGDIQTVGTDHCSFNFKGQKDLGIDNFSKIPNGAPGVEHRLSLLYTYGVLENRISVNKFVEVTSTNAAKIFGMYPKKGEIAVGSDADIVILNIDKEEIISYKNQKQNVDYTPYEGVKVKCKVEDVFLRGNHVVQSCNIIEQPTGQYIKRKITK; translated from the coding sequence ATGGGAACAATACTAAGAGGTGGAACTATAATTACCTCTGATAAAACTTATATAAGTGATTTAAGAATAGAAGATGAAAAGATAATTGAAATAGGAAATGATTTAGAAATAAATGATGATAAGGTAATTGATGCTACAGGGAGACTTATAATTCCTGGAGGTATAGATACACATACTCACTTTGATATGAATGCAGGTTCTATAACTACTGCTGATAACTTTAAAACAGGAACAAGGGCGGCTATAGCTGGAGGAACTACCACTATACTGGACTTTGCAGAATCAAGTGAAGGAGAAAATCTAATACAAGGTATAAAAACATATCATAAAAAAGCAAATGGAAATTGTTATTGTGACTATGGATTTCACATGACAATCACATGCTTAGATAAAGATACATTTACTCACATGGAAAAGCTTATTTCAGAGGGAATAGTATCCTTTAAAATGTATATGGCGTATGAAGGTATGAAAGTAGATGATGGAACAATATACAAAGTACTAAAGGAAGCTAAAAACCTAGGTTGTATAGTTGAATTTCATTGTGAGAATGGAGATTTATTGGATACACTAATAGAAGAACGTTTACAAAATGGAGATTTAGAACCTAAATATCATCCACTTACAAGACCAAATATAGTTGAGAAAGAAGCTGTTTCAAGACTTGCTGATATAACTGAATTGTCAAACTCAAAATCATATGTAGTTCACCTAAGTTGTAAAGAGTCACTAGAAACTGTAAATATAGCTAGACAAAAAAGTGTAGATATGATAGTAGAAACATGTCCACAGTATCTATTATTAGAAGACAGTTTATATAATAAGGATGAGTTTGAGGCTGCTAAATATGTAATGTCTCCTCCACTTAGAAAAAAAGAAGATATAGACTTTCTCTGGAAAGGTCTAGCTGAGGGCGATATTCAGACTGTGGGTACAGACCATTGTTCATTTAATTTTAAAGGTCAAAAAGATTTGGGAATTGATAATTTTAGTAAAATACCAAATGGAGCACCTGGTGTTGAGCATAGGTTATCTCTTTTATATACATATGGGGTTTTGGAAAATAGAATAAGTGTAAATAAATTTGTAGAAGTTACTTCCACAAATGCTGCCAAAATATTTGGAATGTATCCTAAAAAAGGTGAAATAGCTGTAGGAAGTGATGCAGATATAGTAATTTTAAATATAGATAAAGAAGAAATAATCAGTTATAAGAATCAAAAGCAAAATGTAGATTATACTCCATATGAGGGAGTTAAGGTCAAGTGTAAAGTAGAAGATGTTTTTTTAAGAGGAAATCATGTAGTACAAAGTTGTAATATCATAGAGCAACCAACAGGTCAATATATTAAAAGAAAAATTACTAAATAA
- a CDS encoding YgeY family selenium metabolism-linked hydrolase: protein MLNEQRKQEVTEICQKLIQNPSSSGNEEGVVKAIEESFEKLGFDSWSRDRYGNIVGCIKGNRPGKKILFDGHIDTVPVPDVSKWSVPPFEGKIVDGKIYGRGTSDMKGQYTAMMSAVAYFAKDTNKDFAGELYVAGVVHEEIFEGVSAREISKAVKPDYVVIGESSELNLKIGQRGRGEIVVETFGKPAHSANPEKGVNAVYKMANVIQRIQQLVPPTHPVLGDGILVLTDIKSSPYPGASVVPDYCKATFDRRLLVGETREGVLAPIQALLDEMMKEDSELNAKVSYASEKADCYTGNTIESERFFPGWLYDEDDEFVQAAYKGLKEAGIDSEITQYSFCTNGSHYAGEAGIRTIGFGPSKENLAHTIDEYIEQEQLFIGTEGYYGILKSVYGK from the coding sequence ATGCTAAATGAACAAAGAAAACAAGAAGTAACTGAGATATGTCAAAAATTAATTCAAAATCCTAGTTCTTCTGGAAATGAAGAAGGGGTTGTAAAAGCAATAGAAGAATCTTTTGAAAAATTAGGTTTTGATAGTTGGTCAAGAGATAGATATGGAAACATAGTAGGATGCATAAAAGGAAATAGACCAGGTAAAAAAATATTATTTGATGGTCATATAGATACAGTTCCAGTTCCAGATGTAAGTAAATGGAGTGTTCCTCCTTTTGAAGGAAAAATAGTAGATGGAAAGATATATGGTAGAGGAACTTCTGACATGAAAGGTCAGTATACTGCAATGATGTCTGCTGTAGCGTATTTTGCGAAAGATACTAATAAAGACTTTGCTGGAGAACTATATGTAGCAGGAGTTGTTCATGAAGAAATATTTGAAGGAGTTTCAGCTAGAGAAATAAGTAAAGCTGTTAAGCCTGACTATGTTGTAATAGGTGAATCTTCAGAATTAAACTTAAAGATTGGTCAAAGAGGTAGAGGAGAAATAGTTGTAGAAACTTTTGGTAAACCAGCTCACTCTGCTAACCCAGAAAAAGGTGTAAATGCAGTTTATAAAATGGCTAATGTAATTCAAAGAATACAACAATTAGTACCTCCAACTCATCCAGTTTTAGGTGATGGAATACTAGTTTTAACAGATATAAAATCTTCTCCATATCCAGGTGCATCAGTAGTGCCAGATTACTGTAAAGCTACTTTTGATAGAAGATTATTGGTTGGAGAAACAAGAGAAGGAGTATTAGCTCCAATACAAGCATTATTAGATGAAATGATGAAAGAAGACTCAGAATTAAATGCAAAAGTTTCTTATGCATCTGAAAAAGCTGACTGTTATACAGGAAATACTATAGAAAGTGAAAGATTCTTCCCAGGTTGGTTATATGATGAAGATGATGAATTTGTTCAAGCAGCATACAAAGGATTAAAAGAAGCTGGAATAGATTCAGAAATAACTCAATACTCATTCTGTACAAATGGAAGCCATTATGCAGGTGAGGCTGGAATAAGAACTATAGGATTTGGTCCTTCTAAAGAAAATCTTGCTCATACAATAGATGAGTACATAGAACAAGAACAATTATTTATAGGAACAGAAGGTTACTATGGAATATTAAAATCTGTATATGGAAAATAA
- a CDS encoding molybdopterin-dependent oxidoreductase, producing the protein MEKVIGKSYPLKDAALKVTGQMKYVADMKPQNALHAKMLLSPVAHAKIKSIDTSEAEKIVGVRAIATHLNTSQRKYNGSLRFYEHNIPENEVIFSDTVRFVGDRVAAVAAETPEIAEKAVKLIKVEYEELPAIFTIQDAIKEDAICIHGDSNMVSQNNINGGDVEKGFKECDYIFEDEYSTPAIHHSAIETHSVIAHYDYNDKLIVHTPCQNTFGFRIILSQIFGMSLNKIRVIRPAIGGSFGGKLEMTIEPVAAALSKMTRRPVKMVLTRKESMISTRTRHGSFVKLKTGVNKDGEVIAQEIKIYTNTGAYASSALNVIGALSHKVFKVYKIPNIKFTGIPVYTNTPIAGAMRGYGSPQIFMAQQAQFAKIVKKIGMDLVDFQNKNAVEPDDVDIIFHGSLGNPRVLDCIEQGKKMFKWDEKKALPKEEGNYLRGIGMAIGAHGNGVFGAHRDVVTLTLKLNEDGTLTLLTGAHDMGNGVVTMQTMMVAEVLGITPDKVDTFETDTDACTFNLGDYASRGVFVEGGGAKKTAEKLKTLILEEAEKLLETSKEELYLDNGYVISKLDENIKASLSDVAVYSQSKSLRELTVVEDYSSPAGLTSYGVHFAEVLVDKETKDVKVVDFVAVHDVGRVINPLNLEGQLEGGIHMGLGYALSEELAFDEQGRPKATDFKNYKLFRTVDMPKCQVAFVNSYEKAGPFGGKSIGECAVVPVAPAVANAVYDATNVEIHSLPIKLK; encoded by the coding sequence ATGGAAAAAGTCATAGGAAAATCATACCCTCTAAAAGATGCAGCTTTAAAAGTTACTGGTCAAATGAAGTATGTAGCGGACATGAAACCACAAAATGCACTTCATGCTAAAATGCTTTTAAGTCCTGTAGCACATGCAAAAATAAAAAGTATAGATACAAGTGAAGCTGAGAAAATTGTTGGAGTTAGAGCCATAGCTACTCATCTTAATACATCACAGAGAAAATATAATGGCTCTTTACGATTTTATGAACATAATATACCTGAAAATGAAGTTATTTTTTCAGATACAGTTAGATTTGTGGGTGACCGTGTAGCAGCAGTTGCAGCAGAGACCCCAGAAATAGCAGAAAAAGCTGTGAAACTTATAAAAGTGGAATATGAAGAATTACCAGCTATATTTACTATACAAGATGCAATAAAAGAAGATGCTATATGTATACATGGAGATTCCAATATGGTTTCTCAAAATAATATAAATGGTGGAGATGTAGAAAAAGGTTTTAAAGAATGTGACTACATATTTGAAGATGAATACTCTACTCCTGCTATACATCATAGTGCAATAGAAACTCACAGTGTAATTGCACACTATGATTATAATGATAAATTGATTGTACATACACCTTGCCAAAATACATTTGGTTTTAGGATAATATTATCTCAAATATTTGGGATGTCATTAAATAAAATAAGAGTTATAAGACCTGCTATTGGAGGTTCATTTGGTGGAAAATTAGAAATGACAATTGAGCCAGTAGCAGCAGCATTGTCAAAAATGACGAGAAGACCAGTCAAAATGGTTCTTACAAGAAAAGAGTCTATGATATCAACAAGAACTCGTCATGGGTCTTTTGTAAAACTAAAAACTGGTGTAAATAAAGATGGAGAAGTAATAGCGCAGGAAATAAAAATATATACAAATACAGGTGCATATGCATCAAGTGCTTTAAATGTTATAGGTGCACTTAGCCATAAAGTGTTTAAAGTTTATAAAATACCAAATATAAAATTTACTGGAATACCAGTATATACAAATACACCAATAGCAGGAGCCATGAGAGGTTATGGTTCACCTCAAATATTTATGGCTCAACAAGCTCAATTTGCAAAAATAGTTAAAAAAATAGGTATGGATTTAGTAGATTTTCAAAATAAGAACGCTGTAGAACCAGATGATGTTGATATAATCTTCCACGGTTCTCTTGGAAATCCTAGAGTCCTTGATTGTATTGAACAAGGTAAAAAAATGTTTAAATGGGATGAGAAGAAAGCTCTTCCAAAAGAAGAAGGAAATTATTTAAGAGGTATAGGTATGGCAATAGGTGCACATGGTAATGGAGTTTTTGGTGCACATAGAGATGTTGTAACATTGACTCTTAAATTAAATGAAGACGGTACACTAACACTACTTACAGGCGCACATGATATGGGTAATGGTGTTGTAACTATGCAAACAATGATGGTAGCTGAAGTTTTGGGAATAACTCCTGATAAAGTTGATACTTTTGAAACTGATACTGATGCATGTACATTTAATCTTGGAGATTATGCAAGTAGGGGTGTGTTTGTAGAAGGTGGAGGAGCTAAAAAGACAGCAGAAAAATTAAAGACTTTAATACTGGAAGAAGCAGAAAAATTACTTGAAACTTCAAAAGAAGAATTATATCTAGACAATGGATATGTAATCAGTAAACTTGATGAAAATATTAAAGCATCATTATCTGATGTTGCAGTATATAGTCAAAGTAAGTCTTTGAGAGAATTGACAGTTGTTGAGGATTACTCTTCTCCAGCAGGTCTTACTTCTTATGGTGTACATTTTGCTGAAGTTTTAGTAGATAAAGAAACTAAAGATGTAAAAGTAGTTGACTTTGTAGCTGTACATGATGTTGGTAGAGTCATAAATCCTCTAAATTTAGAAGGTCAATTAGAAGGTGGAATTCACATGGGGCTAGGTTATGCGTTAAGTGAAGAGCTAGCCTTTGATGAGCAAGGAAGACCTAAAGCTACCGATTTTAAAAATTATAAATTATTTAGAACTGTCGATATGCCAAAGTGTCAAGTTGCATTTGTAAATAGTTATGAAAAAGCTGGACCATTTGGTGGTAAGAGTATTGGTGAATGTGCGGTTGTCCCAGTTGCACCTGCTGTTGCAAATGCAGTATATGATGCAACTAATGTAGAGATACATTCATTGCCAATAAAATTAAAATAA
- the dpaL gene encoding diaminopropionate ammonia-lyase: MLKEIKWKVNNLPKGDKENCIKFLNEEEITKVRNFHKSFPQYKETPLANLEGLAKKLGVAGVYVKDESYRFGLNAFKVLGGSYSMGKYLAQRLDTDISELGYEKLTSDEIKEKLGEITFFTATDGNHGRGVAWTANKLGQKSVVLMPKGSSEFRLNKIKGEGADASITDLNYDDAVRLANDYAEADDHGVMVQDTAWDGYEEIPAWIMQGYGTMAQEAIEQLKEYGVDRPTHVFVQAGVGSLAGAVQGYVASIYDECPITVVVEADEADCYYKSAEAGDGKPRFVGGDMPTIMAGLACGEPNTIGFEVLKNHAAAFVSAPDWVSAKGMRTLGNPLNGDEKVISGESGAVTTGLLIAAMEREDLADLRRDLKLDENSRILLISTEGDTDPDKYRSIVWDGEYPSI; the protein is encoded by the coding sequence ATGCTAAAAGAAATTAAGTGGAAAGTAAACAATCTGCCAAAAGGCGATAAGGAAAATTGTATCAAATTTTTAAATGAAGAAGAAATAACTAAGGTTAGAAACTTTCATAAAAGCTTTCCTCAATATAAAGAAACTCCATTAGCAAACTTAGAAGGTTTAGCAAAAAAACTAGGTGTTGCAGGAGTATATGTAAAGGATGAATCTTATAGATTTGGATTAAATGCATTTAAAGTTTTGGGTGGTTCTTACTCTATGGGTAAATATTTAGCTCAAAGATTAGATACAGATATATCAGAGTTAGGATATGAAAAATTAACTTCAGATGAGATAAAAGAAAAATTAGGCGAAATAACTTTCTTTACAGCTACAGATGGAAATCATGGTAGAGGAGTTGCTTGGACAGCTAATAAATTAGGTCAAAAATCTGTTGTATTAATGCCAAAAGGTTCTTCTGAATTTAGATTAAATAAAATCAAAGGAGAAGGTGCAGATGCTAGTATAACAGACTTAAACTATGATGATGCAGTAAGATTAGCTAATGATTATGCAGAAGCTGATGACCATGGAGTAATGGTTCAAGATACAGCATGGGACGGATATGAAGAAATACCAGCATGGATAATGCAAGGATATGGAACTATGGCTCAAGAAGCTATAGAACAATTAAAAGAATATGGAGTAGACAGACCAACACATGTATTTGTGCAAGCAGGAGTAGGTTCACTTGCTGGTGCAGTTCAAGGATATGTTGCTTCAATATATGACGAATGCCCAATAACAGTAGTAGTAGAAGCTGATGAAGCAGATTGTTACTATAAATCAGCAGAAGCAGGAGATGGAAAACCAAGATTTGTAGGTGGAGATATGCCAACTATAATGGCAGGTCTAGCTTGTGGAGAGCCAAACACTATAGGATTTGAAGTATTAAAAAATCATGCAGCAGCATTCGTTTCAGCACCAGACTGGGTTTCTGCTAAAGGAATGAGAACATTGGGAAATCCTTTAAATGGTGATGAAAAAGTAATCTCTGGAGAGTCTGGAGCAGTTACAACTGGTCTTTTAATAGCAGCTATGGAAAGAGAAGATTTAGCTGATTTAAGAAGAGATTTAAAGTTAGATGAAAATTCAAGAATACTTTTAATAAGCACAGAAGGTGATACTGACCCTGATAAATACAGAAGTATAGTTTGGGATGGAGAATATCCAAGTATATAG
- a CDS encoding flavodoxin family protein encodes MAKILGICGSPRKGATEYAVLEALKEAETIPGIETEYWSVRGKKISPCVHCDACIRRETMCIIKDDIQELEQKILEADGIIVGSPVYDMNITAQLTAVFNRLRPMYLVHPGKLQNKVGAAITTGGTRYGGQELTKLPIINFFLMHEMLVSGGLGGCYIGGTIWSKDGKAKGAQEDETGMDTVKRLGKGAGEAVMVSKFGLEKWNVVKEELDVKKDEKSPLRDH; translated from the coding sequence ATGGCAAAGATATTAGGTATTTGTGGAAGTCCACGTAAAGGAGCAACAGAATATGCAGTATTAGAAGCTTTGAAAGAAGCTGAAACTATACCTGGTATAGAGACTGAGTATTGGTCAGTTAGAGGGAAAAAAATAAGTCCTTGTGTACATTGTGATGCATGTATAAGAAGAGAGACTATGTGTATCATAAAAGATGACATACAAGAATTAGAGCAAAAAATATTAGAAGCAGATGGAATTATAGTGGGTTCTCCAGTATATGATATGAATATAACTGCTCAACTTACAGCAGTATTTAATAGGCTTCGTCCTATGTATTTAGTGCATCCAGGAAAGCTTCAAAATAAAGTTGGAGCAGCTATAACTACTGGTGGAACTAGATATGGTGGTCAAGAATTAACAAAACTTCCTATAATAAATTTCTTCTTAATGCATGAGATGTTAGTATCTGGAGGATTAGGTGGATGCTATATAGGCGGTACAATATGGAGTAAAGATGGAAAGGCAAAAGGAGCTCAAGAAGATGAAACAGGTATGGATACAGTAAAAAGACTTGGAAAAGGTGCTGGAGAAGCAGTTATGGTTTCTAAGTTTGGTCTTGAAAAATGGAATGTTGTAAAAGAAGAGTTAGATGTTAAAAAAGATGAAAAATCACCTCTTAGAGACCATTAA